Part of the Streptomyces sp. NBC_01460 genome, TCGAACCGGTCGGCGGCGTCCAGCCCGGCGACCCCGAGGCTGGTGCGGAAGATGATGGCGACGAAGTAGACGGCGACGCCGATGCCCCAGATCCAGGCGGCACGCCGGCCGCCCGGCGGATCTCCGGGCAGCGACAGGGTGGGGGCGGCCGAGCTCATCGGTCATCCCCCCGGACCAGCACCTTGACCCGGCTGACATGACGGCGGACGACCTGTGCGGCCTCCTCGGCGTCACCGGCCCTGATGGCGTCCAGCAGCTCACCGTGCTCTGTGATGTTGGCGGCGATCCTGCCGGGATGCGCCTCCATCACGGCGACGCCCATCCGGAGCTGCCGGTCGCGGAGCTGGTCGTAGAGGCGCGAGAGGATCTCGTTGCCCGCGTTCTTCACGATCTCGGCGTGGAAGCAGCGGTCCTTGACGGACACGGCGGCCAGATCGCCCGCCTCGGCGAGCTCCCGCTGCTCCTCCAGGAGCTGTTCGAGCCGGGCGATCAGCTGTGCCGACGCGGGCACGGCCTTGCGCGCGGCGAACTCCTCGACGAGCAGCCGGGTCTCCACCACGTCGGAGATCTCCTGGGCGGAGACCGCGAGGACGAGGGCGCCCTTCTTCGGGTAGAGCTTGATGAGCCCTTCGACCTCCAGGCGGAGCAGCGCCTCCCGGACCGGCGTCCGGGACACTCCGACGGCCTCGGCGAGATCGCCCTCGGTGAGGAGCGTGCCGCCCTCGTAGCGACGGTCGAGGACGGCTTCCTTGATGTGCGTGTAGACGCGCTCGGCCGCGGGCGGGGGCTTGGATTCCCCCCTGCGGGTAGGAGGGGAGACGGACGGTGCAGCAGGCATGCGCACAGCATAGATACAAGATGCGTACGTTCGCAGCGCCGTCCGCGATCCGGGACACGGGCCGCGATCCGGCCGGCTGTTCCGAAATCACCTTTCAGGGGGTACATCCATCCGGCCATCTCGTGCGTCTCACCATCGAGCGGCACCCTCATGTGGCCGCAACGCAGGCGTATTTGGAGCGTTTGACTTGAAAATCGGTCTTAAGGGCATAAACCGCGCATCTGTTGCCGCCACCGTGGCTCTCACAGCAGGTGCCGTCCTCGCGGGCAGCGCGTTCGCCTCCGCGGCCCAGGCAGCGACACCGCCGACTCCCACGATCACCGCCAAGGGCGGCTTCGTGATGAACAACGGCACCTCGAAGACGCTCTACGGCAAGGCGGCGGACACGCGCCGCTCCACCGGCTCGACAACGAAGATAATGACCGCCAAGGTCGTGCTGGCGCAGAAGAACCTCAACCTCGACGCCAAGGTCACGATCCAGAAGGCGTACAGCGACTACATCGTCTCGAAGACCGCCTCGTCGGCCCGGCTCATCGTGGGCGACAAGGTCACGGTCCGCCAGCTGCTGTACGGCCTTATGCTGCCGTCGGGCTGCGACGCCGCGTACGCCCTCGCCGACAAGTTCGGCTCCGGCTCCACGCGCGCGGCCCGGGTGAAGTCGTTCATCGGCAAGATGAACGCCGACGCGAAGAGCCTGGGCCTGAAGAACACGCACTTCGACTCCTTCGACGGCATCGGCAGCGGCTCGAACTACTCGACGCCGCGCGACCTGACGAAGATCGCCAGCAGCGCGATGAAGAACTCCACGTTCCGCACGGTCGTGAAGACGAAGTCGACGAAGCAGAAGGTCACGACCAAGACCGGCGGCTACCGCTACATGTCGTGGTCCAACACCAACGCCATGCTGGGCAGCTACACCGGCATGATCGGCGTGAAGACCGGCTCCGGCCCGACGGCCAAGTACTGCCTGGTCTTCGCCGCGACGCGCAGCGGGAAGACGGTCATCGGGACCGTCCTCACCTCGACGTCGGCGACCACCCGGACCGCCGACGCCAAGAAGCTCCTGGACTACGGCTTCAAGAAGTAGCCCGGCGCCGCGCGTACGGAAGGGGGCCCACCGCATCACGCGGTGGGCCCCCTTCCTCGTGCCTCGCTAGGCCCAGGTGATCAGGCGCTTCGGCTGCTCCAGGATCGCCGCGACATCCGCGAGCACCTTGGAGCCCAGCTCGCCGTCGACCAGCCGGTGGTCGAAGGAGAGCGCCAGCGTCGTCACCTGACGGGGCTTCACCTTGCCCTTGTGGACCCAGGGCTGGAGCTTGATCGCCCCGACCGCCAGGATCGCGGACTCGCCCGGATTCAGGATCGGCGTACCCGTGTCGACGCCGAAGACGCCGACGTTCGTGATGGTCACCGTGCCGCCGGCCATCGCGGCCGGGGAGGTCCTGCCCTCGCGGGCCGTGGCGACCAGCTCGCCCAGCGCCTCGCCCAGCTGGGGCAGCGTCTTGTCGTGCGCGTCCTTGATGTTCGGCACGATCAGACCGCGCGGGGTGGCGGCGGCGATGCCCAGGTTGACGTAGTGCTTCTGCACGATCTCCTGGCTGGCCTCGTCCCAGGCGGCGTTGACCTCCGGGTTGCGCCTGATCGCGACCAGGAGGGCCTTGGCGATCACGAGGAGTGGGTTCACCCGCACCCCCGCCATGTCCTTGTCCTCCTTGAGCTCCGCCACGAGCTTCATCGTCCGCGTCACGTCGACGGTGACGAACTCGGTGACGTGCGGCGCGGTGAAGGCGCTACCGACCATGGCCTGCGCGATGGCCTTGCGCACACCCTTGACCGGGATGCGTGTCTCCCGCCCGGCCGGGTCCGCGGACACGGCGACGGGCGCGGGAGCCGGAGCGGCGACGGGCGGAGCGGGGGCCTCGGCGGGAGCCGGCGCGGCAGCCGCGTGGACGTCCTCGCGGGTGATGACCCCGCCCTCACCGGTCGGAGTGACCGCGGCGAGGTCGATGCCCAGGTCCTTCGCCAGCTTGCGCACCGGCGGCTTGGCGAGCGGGCGGCTCTCCGGGACCTTCGTGCCGTGGCCGTTCATCTCCGCCTGGATCGCGGCGGCGGCCGGACCGGGGATCTCGACGCCCTTGCGGGCACGGCGCTTGGTGGAGCTCTCCGCCACGCCGTAGCCGACCAGCACCGGCTGCCGCCCCTTGGGCGCCTCCGGTTCGGCTTCCGGCACGGGCTGCTGAACGGTTTCGGCAGCGGCCTCCGGCGCGGCCGGGGCGTCACCGCTGCCGGGCGCCACGTCCACCGAGATGATCACCTCGCCGACGTCGACGGTCGTGCCCTCGGGGAAGCGCAGCTCGTGCACCACCCCGTCGAACGGGATCGGCAGCTCGACCGCGGCCTTGGCCGTCTCGACCTCGCACACGACCTGGCCG contains:
- a CDS encoding dihydrolipoamide acetyltransferase family protein: MTTMTETSARFREFKMPDVGEGLTEAEILKWFVQPGDTVTDGQVVCEVETAKAAVELPIPFDGVVHELRFPEGTTVDVGEVIISVDVAPGSGDAPAAPEAAAETVQQPVPEAEPEAPKGRQPVLVGYGVAESSTKRRARKGVEIPGPAAAAIQAEMNGHGTKVPESRPLAKPPVRKLAKDLGIDLAAVTPTGEGGVITREDVHAAAAPAPAEAPAPPVAAPAPAPVAVSADPAGRETRIPVKGVRKAIAQAMVGSAFTAPHVTEFVTVDVTRTMKLVAELKEDKDMAGVRVNPLLVIAKALLVAIRRNPEVNAAWDEASQEIVQKHYVNLGIAAATPRGLIVPNIKDAHDKTLPQLGEALGELVATAREGRTSPAAMAGGTVTITNVGVFGVDTGTPILNPGESAILAVGAIKLQPWVHKGKVKPRQVTTLALSFDHRLVDGELGSKVLADVAAILEQPKRLITWA
- a CDS encoding GntR family transcriptional regulator — translated: MPAAPSVSPPTRRGESKPPPAAERVYTHIKEAVLDRRYEGGTLLTEGDLAEAVGVSRTPVREALLRLEVEGLIKLYPKKGALVLAVSAQEISDVVETRLLVEEFAARKAVPASAQLIARLEQLLEEQRELAEAGDLAAVSVKDRCFHAEIVKNAGNEILSRLYDQLRDRQLRMGVAVMEAHPGRIAANITEHGELLDAIRAGDAEEAAQVVRRHVSRVKVLVRGDDR
- a CDS encoding D-alanyl-D-alanine carboxypeptidase family protein, which encodes MKIGLKGINRASVAATVALTAGAVLAGSAFASAAQAATPPTPTITAKGGFVMNNGTSKTLYGKAADTRRSTGSTTKIMTAKVVLAQKNLNLDAKVTIQKAYSDYIVSKTASSARLIVGDKVTVRQLLYGLMLPSGCDAAYALADKFGSGSTRAARVKSFIGKMNADAKSLGLKNTHFDSFDGIGSGSNYSTPRDLTKIASSAMKNSTFRTVVKTKSTKQKVTTKTGGYRYMSWSNTNAMLGSYTGMIGVKTGSGPTAKYCLVFAATRSGKTVIGTVLTSTSATTRTADAKKLLDYGFKK